The following DNA comes from Armatimonadota bacterium.
TCAACCACGTGCATATCAGCGGGTCTGATCGCCATCGGTGCTGTTGTGGGCGACTGTCCCAGTGGCAGTGCGCCGCTCCAGTCGTGCCGGCACGTGCTGGATGGATTGCCGTACCCGCTCGTCATGCGCGTGGCGCACGGTGTGGCGTGCGGCAGCCATGCTGCCGCGCCAGCCATGCTCACGACCCGGCGCGTGGTGGAGCGGTGCCCCGGATGGTCAGAGCACGAACAACGAGCCGTATCTCGTTCCCATCCCGCACACCGACAGGGATACTGCTTCCAGCCCGGATTGCCCGCGTATGGAGTGCGGCAGCCATGCTGCCGCGCCAGCCATGCTCACGACCCGGCGCGTGGTGGAGCGGTGCCCCAGATGGTCAGAGCACGAACAACGAGCCGTATCTCGTTCCCATCCTGCACACCGACAGGGATACTGCTTCCAGCCCGGATTGCCCTCGTATGGAGTGCGGCAGCCATACTGCCGCGCCAGCCGTACACACGACCCGGCGCGTGGTGGAGCGGTGCCCCGAATGGTCAGAGCACGAACAACGAGCCGTATCTCGTTCCCATCCTGCACACCGACAGGGATACTGCTTCCAGCCCGGATTGCCCGCGTATGGCGTGCGGCAGCCATGCTGCCGCGCCAGCCGTACACACGACCCGGCGCGTGGTGGAGCGGTGCCCCGAATGGTCAGAGCACGAACAACGAGCCGTATCTCGTTCCCATCCTGCACACCGACAGGGATACTGCTTCCAGCCCGGATTGCCCGCGTATGGCGTGCGGCAGCCATGCTGCCGCGCCAGCCGTACACACGACCCGGCGCGTGGTACGCCGTTCCCCATCCTGGTCACCTATGCATTACCCAAACCTGGGGTCAACCACGTTCGTATCAGCGGGTCTGATCGCCATCGGTGCGGTTGTGGGCGACTGGCCCGGTGGCAGTGCGCCGCTCCAGTCGTACCAGCACGTGCTGGATGGATTGCCGTACCCGCTCATCATGCGCGTGATGCGCGTGGCGCACGGTTTGGCGTGCGGCAGCATGGCTGCCGCGCCAGCCATGCTCACGACCCGGCGCGTGGTGGAGCGGTGCCCCGGATGGTCAGAGCACGAACAACGAGCCGTATCTCGTTCCCATCCTGCACACCGACAGGGATACTGCTTCCAGCCCGGATTGCCCGCGTATGGCGTGCGGCAGCCATGCTGCCGCGCCAGCCGTACACACGACCCGGCGCGTGGTGGAGCGGTGCCCCGAATGGTCAGAGCACGAACAACGAGCCGTATCTCGTTCCCATCCTGCACACCGACAGGGATACTGCTTCCAGCCCGGATTGCCCGCGTATGGAGTGCGGCAGCCATGCTGCCGCGCCAGCCATGCTCACGACCCGGCGCGTGGTGGAGCGGTGCCCCGAATGGTCAGAGCACGAACAACGAGCCGTATCTCGTTCCCATCCTGCACACCGACAGGGATACTGCTTCCAGCCCGGATTGCCCGCGTATGGCGTGCGGCAGCCATGCTGCCGCGCCAGCCATGCTCACGACCCGGCGCGTGGTGGAGCGGTGCCCCGGATGGTCAGAGCACGAACAACGAGCCGTATCTCGTTCCCATCCCGCACACCGACAGGGATACTGCTTCCAGCCCGGATTGCCCGCGTATGGAGTGCGGCAGCCATGCTGCCGCGCCAGCCGTACACACGACCCGGCGCGTGGTACGCCGTTCCCCATCCTGGTCACCTATGCATTACCCACACCTGGGGTCAACCACGTTCGTATCAGCGGGTCTGATCGCCATCGGTGCTGTTGTGAGCGACTGGCCCGGTGGCAGTGCGCCGCTCCAGTCGTACCAGCACGTGCTGGATGGATTGCCGTACCCGCTCATCATGCGCGTGGCACACGGTATGGCGTGCGGCAGCCATGCTGCCGCGCCAGCCGTACACACGACCCGGCGCGTGGTGGAGCGGTGCCCCGAATGGTCAGAGCACGAACAACGAGCCGTATCTCGTTCCCATCCTGCACACCGACAGGGATACTGCTTCCAGCCCGGATTGCCCGCGTATGGAGTGCGGCAGCCATGCTGCCGCGCCAGCCGTGCTCACGACCCGGCGCGTGGTGGAGCGGTGCCCCGAATGGTCAGAGCACGAACAACGAGCCGTATCTCGTTCCCATCCTGCACACCGACAGGGATACTGCTTCCAGCCCGGATTGCCCGCGTATGGCGTGCGGCAGCCATGCTGCCGCGCCAGCCGTGCTCACGTTCAAACGAGGGGCGCAGCGGTTTTCCCGTGCCGGTACGTGACCCTGGTGCCGGGAGGACCTAAACGCGGGCTTCCGGCTCTCTCCACGTAGATTTGGCACCTGTGCCGCACTGACAATGCAGCAGGACAACGTGGCGTGAATGAACGAATGGCATCTCGACAATGGTGTGCAGTCTCCATCAAGATTTGATGGTACATCACAAAGCAGAGCTTATCTCTTCATCAATAGGCAGCAGTATTACGACACCCTGTACCACCATCAAGATCACCCTCATATCGACTGCGGTCTACCCAAAAGCATGCCACCAACCAGACTTCTGCTCGGCCCGGTAACGTGACTCTCTGGCCTACAGCCAGACCTGCTGCACACCAGGCGATTACCCAATCATCCCATTATTCATCCAGACTGCACACTCTTCGTGCATCACCGCCCGAAACCGACCCCAGCTTGCCCACTTCCCCCTGATCGCCGGATCGGACGTATCAGAAAGCTGTCGCAACTGCTGTGCCAGAATCACCAACTCCGCAGGCGGTATTGTCCGGAACTCGTCAACCTGCTCATTGGGATCACTCGCCTGCAACGTACCAGCCAGCTCATCGAGTAAGAAGACATAGCTGACAAAATAGTACGGTATCTCAACATTACTTTGATAGGTAATAATATTCAGAAATCGATTGATACGCACCGTGAGACTCGTCTCCTCTGCAACCTCACGGGCCAGCGCTGCGCTGATACTCTCATCCGGCCCAATCCCACCGGTTAGCAATCGAAACACGTTGGGTGGGTAGTAGGTTTTACGCGCCACAATCAGATTACCATCAGGACGACGAATGACCATCCCAACTTCGCCAACCCGATCTGTTTTGCGCAACGGATCGAATCTGCCGTCATCGAGGTATACATGGCAGTAGCGAGGCGCTCCATACGCCGCAACGAGATCAACAACTTCGGCTTGATGATGCGCTGGAAGGCGAGACAGAGCTT
Coding sequences within:
- a CDS encoding NUDIX hydrolase — its product is MKHHRKDTMDWREALSRLPAHHQAEVVDLVAAYGAPRYCHVYLDDGRFDPLRKTDRVGEVGMVIRRPDGNLIVARKTYYPPNVFRLLTGGIGPDESISAALAREVAEETSLTVRINRFLNIITYQSNVEIPYYFVSYVFLLDELAGTLQASDPNEQVDEFRTIPPAELVILAQQLRQLSDTSDPAIRGKWASWGRFRAVMHEECAVWMNNGMIG